The DNA sequence AGCCCCCGATTCACTAATAATGATGCCACAATTGGACTGATTTTCAATTCGCTGATCAGTGTGTCAGCTTTATCTTTATCCGATTGACGAACAATCCATCTTGTTTTTGACTTTAACATACGTTCACCCCTCAGCTTTTCTATTATACAAGAGGGCGTACCGGGATTCAATGAATTCCTGGGGTGTACAATCAGCAGAAAATAAAGGAAGCAGCAAGGCTGCTTCCTTCTAATGAATATCCCTTTTTAAATAATCTTCGTCACTGTCTGCTGCAGCTTCGGCGCTTTCCTTATCGGCGCCAGCTTTAAGAGCGGCGTTCTCTTTCTCAAGGGATCTGACCTTCCGCTGAAGGGCAAATACCCTGAATACACCTACTAGCCCGACGATGAGGCCGCCCATCAGCACTGAACCGAGGATGACCAGTATAAGCGGCCATTCACTTTCCCCAAAAACATAGTTGACTGTAACAGGATCCACATTAATAACAGCAAATACCGCGACAATAAGTGCAAATAGAATCCCGAATATCAAGGCCCACTGAACTTTCACTCCACATCTCTCCCATCTTTAATCTGGATTGCCGGGATTGTAAGGGTTGATATGCACAAAGACATTATGCACATTTTTCTCCTGCATCAGCTTCTCTTTTACTTCCTTTCCTACCCGGTGCCCCTCTTCGACTGTCATATGGGGGTCTACGGCAATCTTCAGGTCTATGATGACATAATGGCCATGCTCCCTTGCATGAAGCTGGTTGATCTCTTTCACTGCCGGAACAGACAGAACTGCTTTCCGCAGCTCTTCCGTATCCTCATCATGAAGCACATGGTCCAAAGTATTATGAATCGATTCTTTGCCGAGTGACCATGCCATTTTTATGACAAGCAGCGAGACCAGCAGCCCTGCAACAG is a window from the Bacillus infantis NRRL B-14911 genome containing:
- a CDS encoding LapA family protein is translated as MKVQWALIFGILFALIVAVFAVINVDPVTVNYVFGESEWPLILVILGSVLMGGLIVGLVGVFRVFALQRKVRSLEKENAALKAGADKESAEAAADSDEDYLKRDIH